A genomic segment from Portunus trituberculatus isolate SZX2019 chromosome 14, ASM1759143v1, whole genome shotgun sequence encodes:
- the LOC123503662 gene encoding protein TEX261-like encodes MPGFLYLLSWVSTIVHICLGTLALAAALYYLAELVEEYTSTVAKVIRYWIWVTIGLYILLFLFESLPSSIILCGLVSQLVHLSILRTFPFFFLTSLPFIIGIGLFFINHYLAFSYFSSFYYPASEVLAYFTMCVWLVPFMFFISLSANENVLPTRAESRPFLSNEDDFVTGYFNKKGKKYGLLSFFNYLKEEFFPQRGKKAF; translated from the exons ATGCCAGGATTCTTATATCTGTTATCATGGGTGTCTACCATTGTACACATATGCCTGGGAACCCTTGCCTtag cTGCAGCTCTCTACTACCTTGCAGAACTCGTAGAAGAATATACAAGCACTGTCGCCAAAGTTATAAGATATTGGATATGG GTTACCATCGGACTGTATATTTTGCTCTTCTTATTTGAGAGTTTGCCATCATCTATCATCCTGTGTGGCCTGGTGTCCCAGCTAGTGCACCTTTCCATCCTCAGAACattcccattcttcttcctaACATCACTACCATTCATCATTGGGATAG GTTTGTTCTTCATCAACCATTACCTTGCTTTCTCCTACTTCAGCTCATTTTACTACCCAGCATCAGAG GTCTTGGCATACTTTACTATGTGTGTTTGGTTAGTGCCATTTATGTTCTTCATCTCCCTGTCTGCAAACGAGAATGTATTACCTACACGAGCAGAGAGTAGACCCTTTCTCTCAA ATGAAGATGACTTTGTTACTGGATATTTCAATAAGAAGGGCAAGAAATATggacttctctctttcttcaactACCTAAAAGAAGAATTTTTCCCACAACGTGGGAAGAAAGCATTCTAG